In Synergistaceae bacterium, a genomic segment contains:
- a CDS encoding sodium-dependent transporter translates to MKLAAKERETFGSRLGFIFLSAGCAIGLGNVWRFPFITGQYGGAAFVLIYVAFLLFLAMPIMVMEFSVGRASRLSPSRSFEVLCPEHKVWSLWGYAAWIGNCLLMMFYTTITGWMLAYTYNSAAGTFAGLNTDAVGQFFGKFLESPTQMVGWMTLAVFIGAVVCFSGLQRGVERVTKIMMCGLLLIMITLAVRSVTLPGADKGLEFYLKPDFNKLISSGLGTTLYAALGQAFFTLSLGIGSMAIFGSYIEKDRSLFGESLIVTGLDTFVALTAGLIIFPACFAYGINPGAGPGLIFVTLPNMFNSMPNGQIWGTLFFLFMSFAALSTVIAVFENIVACFMDKLNWSRQKSTIVMALLIFVFSIPCALGFNLWKDIQPLGAGTGVLDLEDFIVSNNLLPIGSIIYLLFCVSRYGWGWDNFIKEADEGKGLKFPNYLRGYFTYIVPVIMLIILGVGYYQTFAK, encoded by the coding sequence ATTAAATTGGCAGCAAAAGAGAGAGAGACATTTGGCAGCAGACTCGGATTTATTTTCTTGTCAGCAGGCTGTGCAATTGGACTCGGTAATGTTTGGAGATTCCCGTTTATTACAGGTCAATACGGCGGGGCAGCTTTCGTTCTTATCTATGTAGCGTTTCTGCTGTTTCTTGCAATGCCCATTATGGTAATGGAATTTTCTGTAGGGCGCGCGTCGAGATTAAGTCCTTCGCGATCATTTGAAGTTCTTTGTCCTGAACATAAAGTCTGGTCGTTATGGGGTTATGCTGCATGGATAGGAAATTGTTTATTGATGATGTTCTACACGACAATAACGGGCTGGATGCTGGCATACACTTATAATTCAGCTGCGGGAACTTTTGCGGGATTGAACACTGACGCAGTAGGACAATTTTTCGGCAAATTTCTTGAATCACCGACTCAAATGGTAGGCTGGATGACTCTAGCAGTCTTTATCGGTGCAGTTGTTTGCTTCTCAGGACTTCAAAGAGGAGTCGAGCGCGTTACAAAAATTATGATGTGCGGTTTGCTCTTAATCATGATTACTCTTGCTGTAAGATCTGTAACTTTGCCGGGAGCTGATAAAGGACTCGAATTTTACCTCAAGCCCGATTTCAATAAATTAATTTCGTCAGGTTTAGGCACGACTTTATATGCTGCATTAGGCCAAGCGTTTTTCACGTTGAGTCTAGGTATTGGATCAATGGCGATTTTCGGAAGCTACATCGAGAAAGATAGATCTTTATTCGGTGAAAGTTTAATAGTTACCGGTCTTGATACGTTTGTAGCACTGACAGCAGGATTAATAATTTTCCCGGCTTGCTTTGCTTATGGAATCAACCCCGGCGCGGGCCCAGGTTTAATTTTTGTTACACTTCCGAATATGTTTAACTCAATGCCGAACGGTCAAATCTGGGGAACATTATTTTTCTTGTTCATGAGCTTTGCTGCGCTTTCTACAGTTATTGCAGTCTTTGAAAATATTGTAGCGTGCTTCATGGATAAATTGAACTGGTCGAGGCAGAAATCAACAATTGTAATGGCTCTATTAATTTTTGTGTTCTCGATTCCCTGTGCATTAGGCTTTAATTTATGGAAAGATATTCAACCGCTCGGAGCAGGTACAGGAGTCCTCGATCTTGAAGATTTTATTGTGAGTAATAATTTATTGCCGATCGGATCAATTATTTATTTGCTCTTCTGCGTGAGTCGTTACGGCTGGGGCTGGGATAACTTCATAAAAGAGGCAGACGAGGGCAAAGGCCTTAAATTCCCGAATTACTTACGAGGCTATTTTACATATATAGTGCCGGTTATCATGCTTATTATTCTAGGAGTCGGCTATTATCAGACTTTCGCAAAATAA